The following are from one region of the Gossypium hirsutum isolate 1008001.06 chromosome D03, Gossypium_hirsutum_v2.1, whole genome shotgun sequence genome:
- the LOC121215251 gene encoding protein MAIN-LIKE 1-like, whose product MGVSTIAEPVALCYSLLGVSHNNAESNFTGLKFLWLKANFEHLSINAIEHEVMCAARAYIMHIIGGVLMPDGNNNKVHLMYLPLFADLQNVRSYSWGSAVLTMLYRELCQATKPDAVDIDGCLILLQSWALYQISFLASVRHQAYVLPLVNRWSFYPGIGRSYIVSIYRLMIEQYVGEGMVEWYHRDRVLRQFGCIQYIPVPPMQLGKIHRINNRGKQGNN is encoded by the exons ATGGGCGTAAGTACGATAGCTGAACCGGTTGCCCTTTGTTATAGCCTACTAGGAGTCTCGCACAACAATGCTGAGTCCAATTTTACgggtttgaaatttttatggctGAAAGCCAATTTTGAACATTTATCAATTAATGCCATTGAGCATGAGGTGATGTGCGCAGCTCGAGCatacattatgcatattataggggGTGTACTGATGCCGGATGGGAACAATAACAAGGTTCATTTGATGTATTTACCCCTATTTGCTGATTTGCAGAATGTTCGCTCGTATAGTTGGGGCTCGGCAGTTCTGACTATGTTGTATCGTGAGCTTTGTCAGGCGACAAAGCCTGATGCCGTAGACATAGATGGATGTCTTATATTGCTGCAGTCATGGGCTCTTTATCAGATCTCATTCTTGGCATCGGTTAGGCACCAAGCATACGTATTGCCACTAGTGaacag ATGGAGTTTTTATCCAGGCATTGGGAGGTCGTATATTGTCTCAATATATCGTCTCATGATTGAACAATATGTCGgggaaggg ATGGTCGAGTGGTACCACAGGGATCGAGTGCTCCGGCAGTTTGGTTGCATCCAGTATATCCCGGTTCCGCCAATGCAGTTGGGGAAGATTCACAGAATTAACAATAGAGGAAAACAAGGAAATAATTAG
- the LOC107909387 gene encoding uncharacterized protein encodes MDASKMLLLSPPSTSLPSLKPHTFILTYTKPKVHTPLKVLAMAKDTSESGNGTIDKATIAGGLVANPVIAWSLYTLKTTGCGLPPGPGGSIGALEGVSYLVVVGIVGWSLYTKAKTGSGLPNGPFGLLGAVEGLSFLSLLAILVVFGLQFLQSGSIPGPLPSDQCFG; translated from the coding sequence ATGGATGCCTCAAAAATGCTGCTACTATCACCGCCATCAACCTCCTTACCTTCACTAAAACCCCATACTTTCATCCTTACATATACAAAACCCAAGGTACACACCCCACTCAAAGTCCTAGCCATGGCGAAGGACACCAGTGAAAGCGGCAATGGAACCATAGACAAAGCCACAATAGCCGGTGGCTTGGTTGCCAACCCAGTGATTGCTTGGTCCTTATACACACTCAAGACTACAGGGTGTGGTTTACCCCCTGGACCAGGTGGTTCCATAGGAGCACTTGAAGGTGTTAGCTACCTAGTTGTGGTTGGGATTGTGGGTTGGTCTTTATACACCAAAGCCAAAACTGGTTCGGGTTTGCCTAATGGACCTTTTGGGTTGTTGGGAGCTGTTGAAGGGTTATCGTTCTTATCATTGCTAGCCATTTTGGTTGTTTTTGGGTTGCAATTCTTGCAGAGTGGTTCCATTCCGGGTCCTCTTCCTAGTGATCAGTGCTTTGGGTAA
- the LOC107909386 gene encoding acidic leucine-rich nuclear phosphoprotein 32-related protein, giving the protein MDEIWERAVETALDGQTDHAAARTLTLDGAVKCVQGRLPPPSILERFENLQHLSIANIGVSSLEQFPRLRNLQKLILSDNRIAGGLEFLVEAGLESLRDLDLSNNRIQYIEDLAPLAQLKLVSLDLYECPVTRVKDYRSRVFALIKSLKYLDKMDAEENERPESDEEEEDEEDDDEYDPGSGEIDGEDRPYRMENGHSEGGEGIVDEDEYEESDADEEEVETGRRVNGQSYEANGFRIEEVGRDDDDDEEEDEDDEEDNDSGAEIDDDDEDEEDVVEVNEIGHSDDEEDGVEDEDEDDEDDDEEDDEEEEVDNDEGDLAEPESTGRLTSTEGEIDGHEHGEDDGDDEDDNGETGEEVHGVEDDVEFDDDEDGEEEDEDYGEGFLVQPVDPRNNEENNAEEEEEVEEVEDDHELQVLPSSPQHKRKRNNNLEDDNNDGEEDNDDEDDDVIEFAKASKKHR; this is encoded by the exons ATGGACGAGATCTGGGAGAGAGCCGTGGAGACAGCGTTAGACGGCCAAACTGACCACGCGGCGGCTCGAACCTTGACACTTGACGGTGCGGTGAAGTGCGTTCAAGGTCGCTTACCGCCGCCGAGCATCTTGGAACGATTTGAGAATCTTCAACACCTTTCAATTGCTAACATAGGTGTTTCGTCTCTAGAGCAGTTTCCTCGTCTTCGGAATCTTCAGAAACTTATCCTTTCCGACAATAGGATCGCAGGTGGCCTTGAGTTTTTGGTGGAAGCTGGCCTCGAATCGCTTCGAGACCTAGATTTGTCGAACAACCGGATTCAATATATTGAGGATCTTGCTCCGCTTGCGCAGCTTAAGCTTGTTTCGCTTGATCTTTATGAGTGTCCGGTTACAAGAGTTAAGGATTATCGGTCTAGGGTTTTTGCGTTGATTAAATCGCTGAAATATTTGGATAAAATGGATGCTGAGGAGAATGAAAGGCCGGAGTCTGATGAAGAGGAGGAAGATGAAGAGGATGATGATGAATATGATCCAGGTAGTGGTGAAATTGACGGTGAGGATCGGCCATATAGAATGGAAAACGGACATAGTGAAGGCGGGGAAGGGATTGTTGACGAGGATGAGTACGAAGAGAGTGATGCTGATGAAGAAGAGGTGGAGACAGGTAGAAGAGTGAATGGACAAAGCTACGAGGCTAATGGTTTTCGGATTGAGGAAGTAGGGAGAGATGATGATGACGATGAAGAAGAAGACGAGGATGATGAGGAGGATAATGATTCTGGTGCtgaaattgatgatgacgatgagGATGAAGAAGATGTTGTAGAAGTTAATGAAATTGGGCATAGTGATGATGAGGAAGATGGGGTAGAGGATGAGGATGAGGATGACGAAGATGATGATGAGGAGGATGATGAGGAAGAAGAGGTAGATAATGATGAAGGGGATTTGGCTGAGCCAGAGAGTACGGGGCGGTTGACAAGTACAGAAGGGGAGATTGATGGCCATGAACATGGAGAAGATGATGGGGATGATGAGGATGATAATGGTGAGACTGGTGAGGAAGTTCATGGTGTTGAAGATGATGTGGAATTTGATGATGATGAAGACGGTGAAGAGGAG GACGAAGACTACGGTGAAGGTTTCCTAGTTCAACCTGTTGACCCGAGAAACAATGAAGAAAACAAtgcagaagaagaagaagaagttgaaGAAGTCGAAGACGACCATGAACTTCAAGTGCTGCCATCATCTCCGCAACATAAGAGAAAGAGGAACAACAATCTGGAGGATGATAACAATGATGGTGAAGAAGATaacgatgatgaagatgatgatgttaTCGAGTTTGCAAAGGCATCAAAGAAGCATCGTTAG
- the LOC107908232 gene encoding protein MAINTENANCE OF MERISTEMS-like, which translates to MARLIQSDIRHKSDAVNNADSFRVLRGRVSVLKKAPDTRLMPYLELAGFGSVALIWSSDLRFDLLSALVERWRPETHTFHFPCGERTVTLEDGALQLGLPIDGSPITEVS; encoded by the exons atggctCGATTGATTCAAAGCGATATTAGACACAAATCTGATGCGGTTAATAACgcg GACTCGTTTCGAGTATTAAGGGGTCGTGTGAGTGTTTTAAAGAAAGCTCCGGATACACGATTGATGCCGTACTTGGAGCTAGCCGGATTTGGGTCAGTAGCATTGATCTGGTCCTCCGACTTGCGCTTTGATTTATTATCTGCACTAGTGGAGCGGTGGCGCCcagagacccacacttttcattttccgTGCGGGGAGCGCACGGTGACCTTGGAGGATGGCGCATTGCAGCTTGGGCTCCCAATTGACGGGAGTCCCATAACGGAAGTATCTTGA
- the LOC107909385 gene encoding uncharacterized protein, whose protein sequence is MKDDDTLPTTTATANLKKESSDSCLFGRGRYKFWAFAAILLLAFWSMFTGTVTLRWSAGNLNRLSDDIGSPIHDDLDVLEMEEREKVVKHMWDVYTNSRRIRLPRFWQEAFEAAYEELTSDVPGVREAAVTEIAKMSVQYVDLDPPPIQSTSVRELSKGLKGRSKVTSRGQ, encoded by the exons atgaAGGATGATGACACTCTGCCAACGACGACGGCGACGGCGAATTTGAAAAAGGAAAGCTCAGATTCATGTTTATTTGGTCGTGGCCGGTATAAGTTTTGGGCATTCGCGGCGATTTTGTTGCTGGCATTTTGGTCTATGTTCACCGGAACCGTTACTCTCCGTTGGTCCGCCGGTAATCTCAATCGTCTTTCCGATGATATTGGTAGCCCCATTCACGACGATCTAGATGTCCTC GAAATGGAGGAGAGGGAGAAGGTGGTGAAGCACATGTGGGATGTGTACACTAACAGCCGTCGGATTAGATTACCACGGTTTTGGCAAGAGGCGTTTGAAGCTGCATACGAGGAGTTAACCAGTGATGTGCCTGGAGTTAGGGAGGCTGCAGTTACTGAGATCGCTAAGATGTCCGTACAATATGTGGATCTTGATCCTCCTCCTATCCAATCAACG AGTGTAAGAGAACTGAGCAAGGGTCTGAAAGGCAGATCCAAGGTAACTTCAAGAGGTCAATGA